A genomic region of Eucalyptus grandis isolate ANBG69807.140 chromosome 5, ASM1654582v1, whole genome shotgun sequence contains the following coding sequences:
- the LOC104446860 gene encoding LOW QUALITY PROTEIN: disease resistance protein RUN1 (The sequence of the model RefSeq protein was modified relative to this genomic sequence to represent the inferred CDS: substituted 1 base at 1 genomic stop codon): protein MRGRALKPHQIVNILEANHSSALSMASSSNPKKYXHVFLSFRGPDVRKNFLSHLYTALDQNGLNIFVDDEELRKGEEIWPGLMRAIEESRVAIIIFSENYASSWWCLEEVAKIMECKERNDLIVFPVFYKVEPREVKNGKKSYEEAMAKHESKFGKDSEEVKRWKKALLDAGSLSGWPLNDGRWRRDEAELIQFIVKELSIRLRPKLLHVTEYPVDIESRVQELISLSESAGSDVLMIGLWGPGGIGKTTIAKALYNAIQTQFPCHSFLAQVREKSNQSSGLVSLQKQLLFEILCHKLTVYNVDRGIKLIQDRLCCKKVLLVVDDVDKIDQLYALAGKGDWFGKGSRIIITSRDKHLLTSHGINCVYEVKTLDPDDALDLFSQLAFSNSNFEIRKDLIDKALLYANGLPLALEVLGSFFCGRDEAAWESALHKLSESPDQTINSVLKTSFDGLDNNEREIFLDIACFFKGKRIEYIQKVLDSCDFKTTIGIEILIEKSLIKNENGSLQMHDLVQLMGTNIVKQECCDDPGKRSRLWLLEDVEDIFCYNTGTNAIKAIVLDLPPPPEVIIISPDAFTNMKKLRMLILLGVHISSQAQKIFAELNDCTSMFLQKFRKLKSINFSECESLVSICDLSSAPNMEKLILDGCESLVEVHPSVGNLVKLEVLSLGLCSNLSSFPNTLMTKSLQILCLSGCSKFEKFPDIDGKMEHLEILSLDRTAIKELPASIQNLVSVELIDLAFCKNLVRLPSCIYKLKNLMHLELAGCSNLITFPKIMEDSTDPDGV, encoded by the exons ATGAGAGGTAGGGCTCTGAAACCCCATCAGATAGTAAACATTCTTGAAGCAAATCATTCATCAGCTCTTTCAATGGCTTCTTCTTCGAATccgaaaaaatattaacatgtcttcttgagtttcagaggtcCGGATGTTCGCAAGAACTTCCTCAGTCATCTCTACACAGCTTTGGACCAGAATGGATTAaacatttttgtggatgatgaggagcttagGAAAGGAGAGGAAATATGGCCGGGGCTTATGAGGGCGATTGAGGAATCGCGCGTCGCGATCATCATTTTCTCCGAAAACTATGCATCCTCATGGTGGTGTTTGGAAGAGGTCGCGAAaatcatggagtgcaaggagcGAAATGACCTGATCGTGTTCCCGGTGTTTTACAAAGTAGAACCAAGAGAAGTGAAGAACGGAAAAAAGAGTTATGAGGAAGCTATGGCTAAGCATGAGTCCAAGTTCGGGAAGGATTCGGAagaagtgaagagatggaagaaggcTCTCCTTGATGCTGGTAGCTTGTCTGGGTGGCCCTTGAATGACGG ACGTTGGCGCAG AGATGAAGCGGAGCTCATACAATTCATCGTCAAGGAGTTATCAATTCGTCTCCGGCCAAAACTCTTACATGTCACTGAGTATCCAGTCGATATAGAATCCCGAGTTCAAGAACTGATAAGTTTGTCAGAGTCAGCTGGTAGTGATGTTTTGATGATTGGTCTATGGGGACCTGGCGGCATAGGGAAGACCACGATTGCTAAGGCCCTATATAATGCTATTCAGACGCAATTTCCATGTCATAGTTTTTTGGCGCAAGTTAGagaaaaatcgaaccaaagCAGTGGTCTTGTTTCTTTGCAAAAACAACTTCTATTTGAGATCTTATGTCATAAATTAACGGTCTACAATGTCGACAGaggaattaaattgatacagGACAGACTATGTTGCAAGAAGGTTCTCCTGGTTGTTGATGATGTTGATAAGATAGATCAACTATATGCCTTAGCTGGAAAAGGCGATTGGTTTGGCAAAGGAAGTAGAATCATTATTACATCAAGAGATAAACATTTATTAACTTCTCATGGCATAAATTGTGTATATGAAGTTAAAACTTTAGACCCCGATGACGCACTAGACCTTTTCAGTCAGCTTGCCTTTTCAAATAGcaattttgaaataagaaaGGATCTCATAGATAAAGCACTGCTTTATGCTAACGGCCTTCCGTTAGCCCTTGAAGTGTTGGGCTCATTCTTTTGTGGAAGAGATGAAGCTGCATGGGAAAGTGCATTGCATAAACTCTCTGAAAGTCCTGACCAAACTATTAATTCAGTTCTCAAGACAAGCTTTGATGGATTGGACAACAATGAGAGGGAGATCTTCCTtgatattgcttgtttctttaagggaaagagaatagaatACATCCAGAAAGTTCTTGACAGCTGTGATTTCAAGACAACcataggaatagaaattctcATCGAGAAGTCCTTGATAAAAAATGAGAATGGTTCTctgcaaatgcatgatttggttcaattgatgGGTACGAATATTGTTAAACAAGAATGTTGTGATGATCCTGGGAAACGCAGCAGATTATGGCTTTTGGAAGATGTTGAAGACATTTTTTGTTATAATACG GGGACGAATGCAATAAAGGCCATAGTATTGGACTTGCCCCCACCACCAGAAGTAATAATCATCAGTCCTGATGCTTTCACAAATATGAAAAAGTTGAGAATGCTCATTTTGCTTGGAGTGCATATCTCTTCACAAGCTCAA aaaatatttgcagAGCTTAATGACTGCACTAGTATGTTTTTGCAGAAGTTTAGAAAGCTGAAGTCCATCAATTTCAGTGAATGCGAGTCCTTGGTTAGTATTTGCGACCTGTCATCGGCTCCAAATATGGAGAAATTGATTCTTGATGGGTGTGAGAGCTTGGTGGAGGTTCACCCATCCGTTGGAAATCTTGTCAAGCTAGAAGTTTTGTCGCTAGGATTGTGCTCTAATCTTAGTAGTTTTCCCAACACGTTGATGACTAAGTCTCTTCAAATCCTTTGTCTCTCTGGTTGCTCTAAATTTGAGAAGTTCCCAGATATTGACGGAAAGATGGaacatttggaaattctttCTCTAGATAGGACGGCTATTAAGGAACTCCCtgcatcaattcaaaatctTGTCTCTGTGGAGTTGATTGATTTAGCATTTTGCAAAAACCTCGTAAGGCTTCCATCGTGCATTTATAAGTTGAAAAATCTCATGCATTTGGAACTTGCTGGCTGCTCGAATTTAATcacatttccaaaaatcatggaGGATTCAACTGATCCTGATGGCGTCTAG
- the LOC108960006 gene encoding disease resistance protein RPV1-like, giving the protein MRGRAWKPNILEANHSSALSMASSSNPKRYYHVFLSFRGPDVRKNFLSHLYAALDQNGLNTFVDSKELRKGEKISQGLLRVIEESRVAIIVFSKNYASSRWCLEELSKIIECKERNGLIVFPVFYKVEPREVRAWKESYGRAMDKHESKFGKDSEEVKRWKEALLEAGSLSGWELNDRHEAELIQCIVKELSIHLNRTSLHVAKYPVGIKSQVRKLILLLQKELDNGDDDVLMIGLWGPGGIGKTTIAKALYNAIEKQYQGCSFLARVRETSNQSNGLLTLQERLMYELLSPGCLTIVSVDRGISLIRERLCCKKVLVVLDDVDKLDHLNALAGKRDWFGKGSTIIVTSRDKHLLLSHDISCVYEVGALEDDKALKLFTRHAFPNGKTVGIQRDLIDRALHYAASLPLALEVLGSFLRGRTKAAWESTFNKFSKIPEPTINQVLKISFDGLEDNEKEIFLDIACFFKGKSIEYIEEVLNSRDFHTTIGIEILIDRSLIKDEYGSLQMHDLIQFMGKNIVNQECRDDPRKRSRLWLFEDVQSILNEDTGPNVVKAIALDLPTQKEMNISPNAFANMKKLRMLIFHKVRISSQGLVRVPTELRWFSWLNAPDLDFGSGSKKLVTLDLQGSHIRQLGDNFQNFSKLKSINFSECSFLASIPDLSSAPNLESLNLDWCLRLAEVHQSVGYLRKLKYLSLQSCFNLSIFPSELKTKYLQKLRLSFCSKLEKFPDISVKMKHLEYLNSQEMGIKGLPASIENLVSMKKIGLEYCKNLERLPSSIYKLKNLESLSLEGCSNFVIFPKNLKDSTDPNVDLGFQNLCELRLTGCHLSEVEFLDSSSFPLLACLDLANNKFTHLPTCINKYDYWKDLFADKRKKSQEIPHLPSNMCNSSSCCECKGDNVDDGSSLEIVEILINGREMPEWIFHCKENSLSFMFPLDLCDKFLGLALCVVLGQNEGSTFENLFLVSLLVNGKEVYRQVTYIGPLESDHVRLVYIPLDRERVKEKLLQNDWNHFQVFFRAREGMIKKSGFRLICEQKKDEQRVFFPTPSADGNKLEFQGKRLRGRQFSMDEEDGPVEQNSTKKMRRS; this is encoded by the exons ATGAGAGGTAGAGCTTGGAAACCCAACATTCTTGAAGCAAATCATTCATCAGCTCTTTCAATGGCTTCTTCTTCGAATCCAAAAAGATATTACCATGTGTTCTTAAGTTTCAGAGGCCCAGATGTTCGCAAGAACTTCCTCAGTCATCTTTATGCAGCTCTAGACCAGAACGGATTAAACACTTTTGTCGATAGCAAGGAACTTaggaaaggagagaaaataTCGCAAGGGCTACTGAGGGTGATTGAGGAATCGCGCGTTGCGATCATCGTTTTCTCCAAGAACTACGCCTCCTCACGGTGGTGTTTGGAAGAGCTCTCGAAAATCATAGAGTGCAAGGAGCGAAATGGCTTGATTGTATTCCCagtgttttacaaagtggaaccaaGAGAAGTAAGAGCATGGAAAGAGAGTTATGGGAGAGCTATGGATAAGCATGAGTCCAAGTTCGGAAAGGATTCGGAggaagtgaagagatggaaggaGGCTCTCTTGGAAGCTGGTAGCTTGTCTGGGTGGGAGTTGAATGATAG ACATGAAGCGGAGCTCATACAGTGCATCGTAAAGGAATTATCAATTCATCTCAACCGAACATCCCTACATGTCGCTAAGTATCCTGTTGGAATAAAATCCCAAGTTCGAAAGCTTATACTATTGTTACAGAAAGAGTTGGATaatggtgatgatgatgttcTGATGATAGGTCTATGGGGACCTGGAGGCATAGGGAAGACAACAATTGCTAAGGCCCTTTATAATGCTATTGAGAAACAATATCAGGGTTGTAGTTTTTTGGCAAGAGTTAGAGAAACTTCGAACCAGAGCAATGGTCTACTTACTTTGCAGGAAAGACTCATGTATGAGCTCTTATCTCCTGGGTGTCTAACAATCGTTAGTGTGGACAGAGGAATTAGTTTGATACGGGAAAGACTATGTTGTAAGAAGGTTCTTGTGgttcttgatgatgttgacAAGTTGGATCACCTAAATGCATTAGCTGGAAAACGCGATTGGTTTGGAAAAGGAAGTACAATCATTGTTACATCAAGAGATAAACATTTGCTACTTTCTCATGATATATCTTGTGTGTATGAAGTTGGAGCTTTAGAAGACGACAAAGCACTAAAACTCTTTACTCGGCATGCCTTCCCAAATGGCAAGACAGTGGGAATACAAAGGGATCTCATAGATAGAGCATTGCATTATGCTGCCAGTCTTCCTTTAGCCCTAGAAGTGTTGGGCTCATTCTTACGGGGAAGAACGAAAGCTGCATGGGAAAGTACATTCAATAAATTCTCCAAAATTCCTGAACCAACTATCAATCAAGTTCTCAAGATAAGCTTTGATGGGTTGGAGGACAATGAGAAGgagatttttctcgatatagcCTGTTTCTTTAAGGGGAAAAGTATAGAATACATTGAGGAAGTTCTTAATAGCCGTGATTTCCACACGACcataggaatagaaattctcATCGACAGATCCTTGATAAAAGATGAGTATGGGAGCctgcaaatgcatgatttgatccaGTTCATGGGTAAAAATATTGTGAATCAGGAATGTCGTGATGATCCCAGGAAACGGAGTAGATTATGGCTTTTCGAAGATGTTCAGTCCATTCTAAATGAAGATACG GGACCGAATGTGGTAAAGGCCATAGCATTGGACTTGCCCACACAAAAAGAGATGAACATTAGTCCAAATGCTTTTGCAAACATGAAAAAGTTGAGAATGCTCATTTTTCATAAAGTCCGCATCTCTTCACAAGGTCTTGTACGTGTCCCTACGGAGCTAAGATGGTTTAGTTGGCTGAATGCCCCGGATCTAGATTTTGGCTCTGGTTCGAAGAAACTTGTTACACTTGATCTCCAGGGAAGTCATATCAGACAATTAGGAGACAACTTCCAG AATTTTAGCAAGTTGAAGTCCATCAATTTCAGTGAATGCAGTTTCCTAGCTAGTATTCCTGACCTTTCATCGGCTCCAAATTTGGAGAGCTTGAATCTTGATTGGTGCTTAAGATTGGCGGAGGTTCACCAATCTGTTGGATATCTTCGCAAGTTAAAATATTTGTCGCTACAATCGTGCTTTAATCTTAGTATATTTCCTAGTGAACTCAAGACAAAATATCTTCAGAAACTTCGTCTCTCTTTTTGTTCTAAACTTGAGAAGTTCCCTGATATTTCGGTAAAGATGAAACATCTAGAATATCTTAACTCACAAGAAATGGGTATTAAAGGACTCCCTGCATCAATTGAAAATCTTGTTTCTATGAAGAAGATAGGCTTAGAATATTGTAAAAACCTTGAAAGGCTTCCATCAAGCATTTACAAGTTGAAAAATCTTGAGTCTCTTAGTCTTGAAGGGTGCtcaaattttgtcatatttccAAAGAACTTGAAGGATTCAACTGATCCTAATGTTGATTTAGGATTCCAAAATCTATGCGAGCTAAGACTTACTGGTTGCCATCTATCAGAAGTAGAGTTCCTTGATAGTTCTAGTTTTCCCCTATTGGCATGCCTAGATCTTGCAAATAACAAGTTTACTCATCTGCCGACATGCATCAACAAGTATGATTATTGGAAAGACTTGTTTGCTGATAAACGCAAGAAATCACAAGAGATTCCTCACCTTCCATCAAATATGTGTAACTCATCTTCATGTTGTGAATGCAAAGGGGACAACGTGGACGATGGGTCATCACTCGag ATAGTCGAGATTCTTATAAATGGAAGAGAGATGCCTGAATGGATTTTCCATTGTAAAGAGAACTCCTTGTCTTTCATGTTTCCTCTAGACTTATGTGACAAGTTCTTGGGACTAGCACTCTGCGTTGTTCTTGGCCAGAATGAAGGAAGCACGTTcgaaaatctatttttggtcaGCCTACTTGTTAATGGCAAAGAAGTGTATCGGCAGGTAACATATATTGGTCCATTGGAATCCGATCATGTAAGGCTTGTATATATCCCACTTGACAGAGAGAGAGTAAAAGAGAAGCTTCTGCAAAACGATTGGAACCATTTCCAAGTTTTCTTCAGAGCACGGGAAGGAATGATAAAGAAGAGTGGATTCCGTCTAATATGCGAACAAAAGAAGGATGAGCAGAGGGTCTTTTTTCCAACACCATCAGCCGATGGAAACAAACTGGAGTTTCAAGGAAAGAGACTCAGAGGAAGACAATTTTcaatggatgaagaagatggtCCAGTGGAACAGAACTCAACAAAGAAGATGAGACGGTCTTAA